A genomic stretch from Gorilla gorilla gorilla isolate KB3781 chromosome 20, NHGRI_mGorGor1-v2.1_pri, whole genome shotgun sequence includes:
- the LOC115931658 gene encoding LOW QUALITY PROTEIN: protein FAM90A27P-like (The sequence of the model RefSeq protein was modified relative to this genomic sequence to represent the inferred CDS: inserted 1 base in 1 codon; substituted 2 bases at 2 genomic stop codons) has product MSGHSIHHQAQGPPXAKNPQEQQRRPMGQTTPPAEKEESRVKCKNCGAFGHSARSKTCPIXRWSGALPLQALGSHKEKENLKPAKAQLPQAPGPFTTNDREKERSPSPQQQQSEAPKQTFPRTPQEKTQEAWKEPAEDCLFLRHPTMPLPVHTTKKRSVLGPASTGPLPVNKPEMRLLCPSGHNDXPQLSTCGPTKGHGGDVTASLLPVLQSSHQTPTLSARLPANRPDMSSHGALQPAMQVLALGPGLKSQAEIKHPDTDAKPRPQQVRQQCGQDSRTQAPDKEPAPVPTQTFQNPAKKARFSSFQTPALRTQLPDVGAVQTLQPPHTATGLGSKQTPEATTETAATKTATLQPRVNLQPAPSSPVLGPAQGCPILQPGPPIHVPGRPGSVTFMRGDEGQKSPRFRTPPTSRPPENSASAQSPRFSRQPEGRGPQVSTSVLFEDLLVTSSSEDSDSD; this is encoded by the exons ATGTCTGGTCATTCCATCCATCATCAGGCTCAGGGGCCCC GAGCCAAGAACCCACAGGAGCAGCAGAGGAGACCCATGGGGCAGACGACTCCTCCAGCCGAGAAGGAGGAATCCAGG GTGAAATGCAAGAACTGCGGGGCCTTTGGGCACTCAGCCAGGAGCAAGACCTGCCCCATTTAGAGGTGGAGTGGGGCCCTTCCTCTGCAGGCCCTGGGCTCACACAAGGAGAAGGAGAACCTGAAACCAGCAAAGGCCCAGCTACCCCAGGCTCCAGGGCCCTTTACGACGAATGACAGAGAAAAGGAGCGAAGTCCAAG TCCCCAGCAGCAGCAGAGCGAAGCTCCGAAGCAGACATTTCCCAGAACTCCCCAAGAGAAAACGCAGGAAGCCTGGAAGGAGCCAGCAGAAGACTGTTTGTTCCTGAGG CATCCTACCATGCCACTGCCTGTCCACACCACCAAGAAGAGATCTGTCCTGGGCCCTGCGTCCACAGGTCCACTGCCTGTCAACAAACCCGAGATGAGATTACTCTGCCCTTCGGGTCACAACGATTGACCTCAACTAAGCACCTGTGGACCCACCAAGGGACATGGCGGGGACGTTACTGCCTCCCTGCTCCCTGTTCTGCAGAGCTCCCACCAGACCCCCACTCTCAGTGCCAGGCTGCCAGCCAACAGGCCTGACATGTCCTCCCACGGTGCTCTCCAGCCTGCCATGCAGGTGCTTGCCCTGGGTCCTGGCCTTAAATCCCAGGCAGAAATCAAACATCCCGACACAGATGCAAAGCCCAGACCACAGCAAGTCAGACAACAGTGTGGCCAGGACTCCAGAACCCAGGCACCAGACAAGGAGCCTGCCCCCGTGCCCACCCAGACTTTCCAGAACCCCGCAAAGAAAGCAAGATTCAGCTCCTTCCAGACCCCTGCACTGAGAACTCAGCTCCCGGATGTGGGCGCTGTGCAGACACTCCAGCCTCCCCACACTGCAACTGGACTTGGATCCAAACAGACACCCGAGGCGACCACAGAGACAGCAGCCACCAAGACAGCAACCCTGCAGCCCAGAGTCAACCTCCAGCCCGCACCCAGCTCACCtgtcctgggcccagcccagggctgccccatcctccagcctggaccacccaTTCATGTTCCAGGGAGGCCCGGCAGTGTCACCTTTATGAGAGGGGACGAGGGACAGAAGAGCCCCAGGTTCAGAACGCCTCCCACATCCCGTCCTCCTGAAAACTCTGCTTCCGCTCAGAGCCCTCGCTTCTCAAGGCAGCCTGAGGGGCGGGGTCCCCAGGTCTCAACGAGTGTCCTCTTTGAGGACCTTCTGGTCACTTCCTCCTCTGAGGACAGTGACAGTGACTGA